The DNA segment AACCGGTTCAGCCTTGCTCTTTGGTCAGTAGCCCAGACGGCATTGAGTAACATTGATGTTAAGTGGGGTTTAAGCTAATTTTGCCATCAAACTGTAGTTTCTATCCAGAGTTAACACCTGTCTTTTTCACACTGATACTTTTATATGAAATACAAATTAAAATGGCTGCTTTTTGCTTTATAATGTATAGGTATTTGTAGTCTTGCTTCACCCTCCCTTATGTAATTCTCAAACTGGTTACCAGATTAAAACTTGAGCAACCCCATAGTAGTTATGTCTGCTCTTCAGTTACCATGGGTTCTAAATTCTATAGCAGTGGTGacggacctatggcacgggtgccagaggtggcacttggaaccTTTtgtttgggcacccaagccatcaacatagTACTAGATGAGCATTTCTTGCAGCCCACAACTGCAGGATGATTTGTgtgattttaaagcaacacattcttgattgcttgggactgcaggaaaaggTAGAACAGGGCAGATTATCGTTAGAGCTCCTGCTGACtccacatttcttcctgtacaggaggACCGTGGCGAGATGCTACAATGATggtccaaatttgcccttctttcaaATGTTTTGTTGTCTTTCAGAGGCCCatattgaaagttgtggtagaactAAATTACTATaattgttggcactttgcaataagtgggttttggttgtagtttgggcactcggtctctaaaaggtttgcaatCACTGGTCTACAGGAAAAATGCAAGTTCATGggcaccaatttaaaaaaaaaaaaaaaaaaaaaaactttgtaataGTGCAGAAAACCTAAtcaatatctatccatctattatgTGTACTAGATTATTAATCTAAAGGGTTTTATTGGTTTTGCTTGCACCAGGTGCACCCACTGTTATAGCTTTGGTAGTGATTTGTGAGGATGGGCTGCCTGTATGGACATCCTGGTGTTGGCTCCTTATATAGAACTAGATGCTGATCTTTCTGGACAATGTGCCTTTCATTCCTCGGTCTGAATGTCTTGTGTTGTATAGAACCTCCTACTAAAAGGGTTCCTGCTCTGTGCACTTACTACCTAGTCACATTTTGTCCTTGTCTGAGGTAGTCTAGGTACATATCAGATTGTACTATATAGTACATAGTAAATCTTTGTCAAAACATGTCCTTTTTGTACAGGttattttggttatttttataaataaatctcCAAACCTGCACCacaatcttatatttttttttttccctggagAGTTGTGGATATGTGGTGTAATATCATTAGTAGTTTAACAAAATCTGTTACATGATGCTGAAACTGACATAACTAGGGGTAAAGCAATATTTTTGAGCAGTCCAGGTCTTTACTGCTTAATGTCTTGTGTCCATATCTGTTTGTAATGTGGGAGGGGGTTCTTTCACTAGAACCTGCATCATGCTTCCCATGCTACTGTCTGCTGAAACTAAGTGCTATGGGGCTAGGACTACCACAGACCTTAGAGCTTCCATTCAGCTTTTCTCAGCAGTTTCTGCAGCTTGCTAGTATGTTGTCCGACTAGTGAGCTGCTACTTGTAGTTCACAGGCCTCACCTCACATTTTGCTACACACCTTGTAACATTGGCTTGTGGGTAGTCAGGTGGATTCTGTTGGAAATCTATCATGAGACAGTTTTTCCTCCCGTTTAGGTGGAGGCATAATGATCTGATATTGAGTTCTGCTATGCAATGCTTGATATTTTTCTACCATTGAATGAGAGAATAACTCTGTTGTGGTTTTTTTTCTATGTAGTAAAAACTGTATGTTCTCTCTTTAGGCTACTACGGCACAGAAGACTTCTTGGACTGAAACATGGCAACTCAAGGTGACTACTGGTTTTGTTACCCTTTATTCCCTATATAACTTGTCTTGATGTTTGGATGCGTCAGGATAAGTATTGGTCagtgatttttgattttttttgtgggatattTGTTCTAATTTTAGCTGACCTAATGGAGCTAGACATGGCGATGGAGCCCGATCGGAAAGCAGcagtcagtcactggcagcagcagTCGTATCTGGATTCTGGAATTCATTCTGGAGCTACTACAACTGCCCCATCTCTCAGTGGGAAGGGAAATCCAGATGAGGAAGATGTTGATACATCCCAAGTACTGTATGAATGGGAACAGGGCTTCTCCCAGCCATTCACTCAAGATCAAGTGGCAGGTAGGCAAATCAACTTCTAACttttatttactgtttattttgtgCAGTTCTAGGTTTTCTAATATTTTCTCTTCCCTTTCTGAAGATATTGATGGGCAATTTGCAATGACCCGAGCCCAGAGAGTGCGAGCTGCCATGTTTCCCGAAACACTAGACGAAGGCATGCAGATTCCCTCAACACAATTCGACTCTGCTCATCCTACAAATGTGCAGCGCTTGGCCGAACCTTCCCAGATGCTGAAACATGCTGTGGTCAACTTGATAAACTACCAAGATGATGCTGAATTGGCTACTCGTGCTATTCCTGAGCTGACAAAACTGCTTAATGATGAGGACCAGGTAAGCTCATCCTGTATAGTGGAACACTTAAGTACTATAAATAATTGTTGTTTTCCAAGCACGATAAGGCTGAGTAAGcttttatttaacttttattttgcaggttgtggtgAACAAAGCTGCAGTTATGGTTCATCAGTTGTCAAAGAAGGAGGCTTCTCGCCACGCCATAATGCGTTCTCCACAGATGGTTTCTGCAATTGTTCGTACCATGCAGAACACAAATGATGTTGAAACTGCACGCTGTACTGCTGGTACCCTTCACAACCTTTCTCACCATCGTGAAGGCTTGCTGGCCATCTTCAAATCTGGAGGCATTCCTGCTTTGGTCAAAATGCTAGGGTATGTGCCTAAATTAATGGCTTTGGGTAAAATTGAAACAAACAATAGCCAGAAATAGAACGCAACAAAACCGCTTTAGTTATTCTCAACACATTTTATATACCTTTTTCCTCAGGTCACCTGTGGACTCTGTGCTCTTCTACGCCATCACAACACTGCACAATCTTCTCTTGCATCAAGAAGGAGCAAAAATGGCTGTTAGGTTAGCTGGTGGATTACAGAAAATGGTTGCTTTACTGAATAAAACAAATGTCAAGTTCTTGGCCATCACTACAGATTGTCTTCAAATATTGGCCTATGGGAACCAGGAGAGCAAGGTATGACATGATTGTAATATGCTTATGCCACATATTGATCTCAAAATAAGTTGATGGCATTCTAATGTTCAATTACATCCCCACTCTCCCCTGTTTTCCCCCTTAGTTAATAATTCTTGCAAGTGGTGGACCTCAGGCGTTGGTCACAATAATGAGGACTTACAGTTATGAGAAACTTCTGTGGACCACAAGTCGTGTGCTGAAGGTGTTATCCGTTTGCTCCAGTAACAAGCCGGCTATTGTTGAAGCAGGTAAGATCAATAGATTTATTTGGTCACAATATGGTTGGTTGCCCACTTCTCATTGTACACTTGGGTTTTTCGGTCTTTAAATTACTGTGACCAATGTAGCCTGAGGACAAGTCTTGCGTCTGTTTAGGCTATGCCACATAAAATGGTCCTTTTTCCTTATAGGTGGCATGCAAGCTTTGGGACTGCACCTCACTGACCCAAGCCAGCGTCTGGTGCAGAATTGTCTCTGGACTCTAAGAAATCTCTCAGATGCTGCAACCAAACAGGTAAATTTTTATTAATCTTTCCTTTGTCTGTTTCTTGGCTTAGATTTTATGCTCTAATTCTTGGCTCTACTCATTATTTTACAGGAGGGAATGGAAGGTCTTCTAGGAACTCTTGTTCAACTACTTGGATCAGATGATATTAATGTTGTAACTTGTGCCGCTGGTATACTCTCCAATCTTACATGCAACAACTACAAGAACAAGATGATGGTCTGCCAAGTTGGAGGAATTGAGGCTCTAGTGCGTACAGTTCTCCGTGCTGGAGATAGAGAAGACATCACAGaacctgctatatgtgccctccGTCATCTTACCAGCAGACACCAGGAAGCCGAGATGGCTCAAAATGCAGTCCGTCTCCACTATGGTCTCCCAGTAGTGGTGAAATTATTGCACCCACCTTCCCATTGGCCCCTCATCAAGGTACCTATGTGGGAATGGTCTGTAACGTTTGAAGTGGCTTCTCCTAAACTAATGAATAATCCTGAAATAAATGATGCCATAGGAGCAAGATTATGCCACCATGTACAACTGCAGTATTTGAAATGGTTTAGAATGTATATCGataattatgatttttatattgGACCAAAGCAGTTGTTggggtgttctttttttttttttttttttcctcttcagtAAGCCCCCCTTTCTAAATGATCAGTTAATGATTAAGTGTCCTTATTTATTTTGTAGGCAACTGTTGGCTTGATCCGTAATCTTGCTTTGTGCCCTGCTAACCATGCACCATTACGTGAACAAGGTGCTATTCCAAGGCTGGTTCAGCTTCTGGTTCGTGCACACCAGGACACCCAACGTCGTACATCCATGGGAGGAACACAGCAGCAGTTTGTGGTACGTTAATGGAAA comes from the Engystomops pustulosus chromosome 5, aEngPut4.maternal, whole genome shotgun sequence genome and includes:
- the CTNNB1 gene encoding catenin beta-1; protein product: MATQADLMELDMAMEPDRKAAVSHWQQQSYLDSGIHSGATTTAPSLSGKGNPDEEDVDTSQVLYEWEQGFSQPFTQDQVADIDGQFAMTRAQRVRAAMFPETLDEGMQIPSTQFDSAHPTNVQRLAEPSQMLKHAVVNLINYQDDAELATRAIPELTKLLNDEDQVVVNKAAVMVHQLSKKEASRHAIMRSPQMVSAIVRTMQNTNDVETARCTAGTLHNLSHHREGLLAIFKSGGIPALVKMLGSPVDSVLFYAITTLHNLLLHQEGAKMAVRLAGGLQKMVALLNKTNVKFLAITTDCLQILAYGNQESKLIILASGGPQALVTIMRTYSYEKLLWTTSRVLKVLSVCSSNKPAIVEAGGMQALGLHLTDPSQRLVQNCLWTLRNLSDAATKQEGMEGLLGTLVQLLGSDDINVVTCAAGILSNLTCNNYKNKMMVCQVGGIEALVRTVLRAGDREDITEPAICALRHLTSRHQEAEMAQNAVRLHYGLPVVVKLLHPPSHWPLIKATVGLIRNLALCPANHAPLREQGAIPRLVQLLVRAHQDTQRRTSMGGTQQQFVEGVRMEEIVEGCTGALHILARDVHNRIVIRGLNTIPLFVQLLYSPIENIQRVAAGVLCELAQDKEAAEAIEAEGATAPLTELLHSRNEGVATYAAAVLFRMSEDKPQDYKKRLSVELTSSLFRTEPMPWNEAGDLGVDICAQGEPLAYRQEDPSYRSYHPGGYGQDAMGMDPMMDHEMGGHHPGAEYPVDGLPDLGHAQDLMDGLPPGDSNQLAWFDTDL